In the Balaenoptera acutorostrata chromosome 7, mBalAcu1.1, whole genome shotgun sequence genome, one interval contains:
- the CCDC136 gene encoding coiled-coil domain-containing protein 136 isoform X2 yields the protein MEAGAGAGAGAAGWSCPGPGPTVTTSGSYEVSEGCERKKGQRWGSLERRGMQAMEGEVLLPALYEEEEEEEEEEEEVEEEDDQVQKGGSVGSLSVGKHRGLSLTETELEELRAQVLQLVAELEETRELAGQHEDDSLELQGLLEDERLASAQQAEVFTKQIQQLQGELRSLREEISLLEREKECELKEIEQELHLAQAEIQNLRQAAEDSATEHESDIASLQEDLCRMQNELEDMERIRGEYEMEITSLRAEIEMKSSDPSNSLSLSDFSEMQEELQQLRDRCRFLNKEYQALQESNSSLTGQLADLESERTRRATERWLESQALRNMKSAESQTSEEDFLEPDPEMHLLRQQLLGAEEQMRDMQNKCEKLSCELQELQHHRRTSEEEQRRLQRELKCAQNEVLRFQTSHSVTQCDALLFRLTELQERYKASQKEMAQLQMEQCELLERQRRMQEEQGQLHEELHRLTFPLPRSGLFHKSQELLTKLQDLCELQMLYQGMQEEQKKLIQNQESMLKEQLELHGALQRFKESDFREVLENPKDSKWPKSSKCGHNKSKMIIAQMQALQELYEASQTEQELLQQEQERLLEERKRLQADLQLCLEEMQMLQVQSPSVKVSLESYKKSYGSTTTSNEDCRRGCNIDDNESYHKSYNSSQASEGSLLKSCDSSTSTREFYGRSYRSSSIACKRSYGSSSSSDTCHKSYVSSSMDDELAEPEDMEHFEDTVAKVLIKLQGVQAMYQLSQEEHDLLQQRMRNLLDKQKGLKEELDACEKEFKECVECLEKTAASQNEEHEIKELQAKLRELQLQYQASVDEQGRLLAVQEQLEGQLQCCQEELHQLKEERSSVTKETKGTNGNQNMNENASGVKSKNVAKPSLESSEVSFETRKSLEVVLYYQASHMALDDQTKEEIEEETKEAIEDETKESWDELVSEPSGPREVKFKEDQEEAYEEFHSQEGKEEEDNQEEEESEASEGSNPLKLSESKKAWWSYRLCSGAGGPRRRPNAEHVWDVEAYGVLGSCSCGSVCVTQHATAGDRVLPHGVMAGLGQPRGQIRSGHYPQLWAGHTVPEPPPHPYVPCVPISLASATQAGKACCGELLAPISCLV from the exons ATGGAGGCGGGCGCCGGGGCCGGCGCGGGCGCCGCGGGCTGGAGCTGCCCGGGCCCAG GACCCACAGTGACCACTTCAGGCTCCTACGAGGTGTCAGAGGGTTGTGAGAGGAAGAAAGGCCAACGCTGGGGGTCCCTGGAACGGCGGGGGATGCAAGCTATGGAGG GGGAAGTGTTACTCCCAGCTCTctatgaggaggaagaggaggaggaagaagaggaagaagaggtggaAGAAGAGGATGATCAAGTGCAGAAAGGTGGCAGCGTGGGCTCCCTGTCGGTTGGCAAGCACCGGGGCCTGAGCCTCACGGAGACGGAGCTGGAGGAGCTGAGGGCTCAGGTGCTGCAgctggtggcagagctggaggaGACCCGGGAACTGGCAGGGCAGCATGAGGACGACTCGCTGGAGCTGCAGG GGCTCCTGGAGGATGAGCGGCTGGCCAGCGCCCAGCAGGCAGAGGTGTTCACCAAGCAGATTCAGCAGCTCCAAG GTGAGCTGCGGTCTCTACGAGAGGAGATTTCCCTGTTAGAGCGTGAAAAAGAATGTGAACTTAAGGAAATAGAACAGGAGTTGCATTTGGCCCAGGCTGAGATCCAGAATCTGCGGCAAGCAGCGGAGGACTCTGCGACTGAACATGAGAGTGACATAGCCTCCCTGCAGGAGGATCTCTGCCGGATGCAGAATGAACTCGAGGACATGGAGCGCATCCGAGGAGAGTATGAGATGGAGATCACCTCCCTCCGtgcagaaatagaaatgaagagcTCTGACCCATCCAATAGTTTAAGTCTCTCAGATTTCTCTGAGATGCAAG AAGAGTTGCAGCAACTGCGGGACCGCTGCCGCTTCCTGAACAAGGAGTACCAGGCCCTTCAGGAGAGCAACAGCAGCCTCACGGGCCAGCTTGCGGATCTGGAGAGTGAGAG GACACGAAGAGCAACAGAAAGGTGGCTGGAGTCCCAAGCACTACGGAATATGAAGTCAGCAGAGTCTCAGACTTCAGAAGAGGATTTCCTGGAGCCTGATCCTGAAATGCATTTGTTGCGACAGCagctgctgggagctgaggagcaGATGCGTGACATGCAGAACAAG TGTGAGAAATTGAGTTGTGAGTTGCAAGAGCTACAGCATCATCGCCGGACCAGTGAGGAGGAGCAGAGGCGGCTGCAGAGGGAGCTCAAGTGTGCACAAAATGAGGTGCTTCGGTTTCAGACTTCCCACAGTGTCACCCAG TGTGACGCACTGCTCTTCAGACTGACAGAATTGCAGGAGAGGTACAAGGCCAGCCAGAAGGAGATGGCGCAGCTGCAAATGGAGCAGTGCGAGCTCCTGGAGAGGCAGAGGAGGATGCAGGAGGAGCAGGGCCAGCTGCACGAAGAGCTGCACAGGCTCACGTTCCCGCTCCCCAGATCTGGTCTCTTCCACAAG AGTCAGGAGCTCCTTACAAAGTTACAAGACCTGTGTGAACTACAGATGCTCTACCAAGGCATGCAGGAGGAGCAGAAAAAACTGATACAGAATCAAGAAAGTATGTTAAAAGAACAATTAGAACTGCACGGAGCGCTGCAACGTTTCAAGGAGTCTGATTTCCGGGAAGTGTTGGAGAATCCGAAGGATTCCAAATGGCCTAAGTCCTCAAAATGTGGTCATAACAAG TCCAAGATGATCATCGCCCAGATGCAGGCTCTGCAGGAGCTGTACGAGGCCAGTCAGACCGAGCAGGAGCTGCTGCAGCAGGAGCAGGAGCGGCTTCTAGAGGAGCGGAAGAGGCTGCAGGCCGACTTGCAGCTCTGCCTGGAAGAAATGCAGATGCTCCAAGTCCAGTCCCCTTCTGTGAAAGTGAGCCTTGAGTCCTACAAGAAGAGTTATGGGAGCACGACCACCAGCAACGAGGACTGTCGCAGAGGTTGCAACATTGATGACAACGAGAGCTATCACAAGAGTTACAACAGCAGCCAGGCCAGCGAAGGGAGCCTCCTCAAGAGCTGTGACAGTAGCACCAGTACCAGGGAGTTCTATGGGAGGAGTTATCGCAGCAGCAGCATTGCCTGTAAGAGGAGTTACGGCTCCAGCAGTAGCTCTGACACCTGTCACAAGAGTTACGTCAGCAGCAGCATGGACGACGAACTTGCCGAGCCTGAAGATATGGAG cACTTTGAGGACACGGTTGCCAAGGTGTTGATCAAGCTGCAGGGAGTGCAGGCCATGTACCAGCTCAGCCAGGAGGAGCACGACCTGCTGCAGCAGCGGATGAGAAACCTGCTAGACAAGCAGAAAGGGCTGAAGGAAGAGCTGGATGCCTGCGAGAAGGAATTCAAGGAGTGCGTGGAATGCCTCGAGAAGACCGCTGCCTCCCAAAATGAGGAGCACGAG ATCAAAGAACTGCAGGCCAAGCTGCGGGAGCTGCAGCTACAGTACCAGGCTAGCGTGGATGAGCAGGGGCGGCTCCTGGCCGTGCAGGAGCAGCTGGAGGGGCAGCTGCAGTGCTGCCAGGAAGAGCTTCACCAGCTCAAAGAGGAGAGGTCCTCTGTTACCAAAGAAACCAAGGGAACGAATGGCAATCAGAACATGAACGAGAATGCCAGTGGGGTTAAAAGTAAAAACGTGGCCAAGCCAAGCCTGGAGAGTTCTGAGGTCAGCTTTGAGACCAGAAAG AGTCTGGAGGTGGTGCTGTACTACCAGGCCAGCCACATGGCCTTGGACGATCAAACGAAAGAGGAAATAGAAGAGGAAACGAAGGAGGCAATTGAGGACGAAACAAAGGAGTCCTGGGATGAACTAGTTTCTGAGCCATCAGGTCCTAGAGAGGTTAAATTCAAAGAAGATCAGGAGGAGGCATATGAAGAGTTCCACAGCCAGGAGGGTAAGGAAGAAGAAGACaaccaagaggaggaggagagtgaaGCTTCAGAGGGAAGCAACCCCCTCAAGCTTTCTGAGAGCAAAAAG GCCTGGTGGTCATATCGGCTTTGCTCTGGTGCTGGTGGGCCGAGACGTCGTCCTAACGCAG AACATGTTTGGGATGTGGAAGCCTATGGTGTTCTTGGCTCTTGCAGCTGTGGCTCTGTATGTGTTACCCAACATGCGACCGCAGGAGACAGAGTTCTGCCTCATGGAGTGATGGCAGGCCTGGGCCAGCCGAGGGGGCAGATCCGCAGTGGCCACTACCCTCAGCTTTGGGCAGGACACACTGTGCCagagcccccaccccacccgTATGTTCCATGTGTCCCCATCTCCTTAGCCTCAGCCACTCAGGCCGGAAAGGCTTGTTGTGGGGAACTGCTGGCTCCCATCTCCTGCCTCGTGTAA
- the CCDC136 gene encoding coiled-coil domain-containing protein 136 isoform X8: MEAGAGAGAGAAGWSCPGPGPTVTTSGSYEVSEGCERKKGQRWGSLERRGMQAMEGEVLLPALYEEEEEEEEEEEEVEEEDDQVQKGGSVGSLSVGKHRGLSLTETELEELRAQVLQLVAELEETRELAGQHEDDSLELQGLLEDERLASAQQAEVFTKQIQQLQGELRSLREEISLLEREKECELKEIEQELHLAQAEIQNLRQAAEDSATEHESDIASLQEDLCRMQNELEDMERIRGEYEMEITSLRAEIEMKSSDPSNSLSLSDFSEMQEELQQLRDRCRFLNKEYQALQESNSSLTGQLADLESERTRRATERWLESQALRNMKSAESQTSEEDFLEPDPEMHLLRQQLLGAEEQMRDMQNKCEKLSCELQELQHHRRTSEEEQRRLQRELKCAQNEVLRFQTSHSVTQSKMIIAQMQALQELYEASQTEQELLQQEQERLLEERKRLQADLQLCLEEMQMLQVQSPSVKVSLESYKKSYGSTTTSNEDCRRGCNIDDNESYHKSYNSSQASEGSLLKSCDSSTSTREFYGRSYRSSSIACKRSYGSSSSSDTCHKSYVSSSMDDELAEPEDMEHFEDTVAKVLIKLQGVQAMYQLSQEEHDLLQQRMRNLLDKQKGLKEELDACEKEFKECVECLEKTAASQNEEHEVTAFREAGFQIKELQAKLRELQLQYQASVDEQGRLLAVQEQLEGQLQCCQEELHQLKEERSSVTKETKGTNGNQNMNENASGVKSKNVAKPSLESSEVSFETRKSLEVVLYYQASHMALDDQTKEEIEEETKEAIEDETKESWDELVSEPSGPREVKFKEDQEEAYEEFHSQEGKEEEDNQEEEESEASEGSNPLKLSESKKAWWSYRLCSGAGGPRRRPNAEHVWDVEAYGVLGSCSCGSVCVTQHATAGDRVLPHGVMAGLGQPRGQIRSGHYPQLWAGHTVPEPPPHPYVPCVPISLASATQAGKACCGELLAPISCLV, encoded by the exons ATGGAGGCGGGCGCCGGGGCCGGCGCGGGCGCCGCGGGCTGGAGCTGCCCGGGCCCAG GACCCACAGTGACCACTTCAGGCTCCTACGAGGTGTCAGAGGGTTGTGAGAGGAAGAAAGGCCAACGCTGGGGGTCCCTGGAACGGCGGGGGATGCAAGCTATGGAGG GGGAAGTGTTACTCCCAGCTCTctatgaggaggaagaggaggaggaagaagaggaagaagaggtggaAGAAGAGGATGATCAAGTGCAGAAAGGTGGCAGCGTGGGCTCCCTGTCGGTTGGCAAGCACCGGGGCCTGAGCCTCACGGAGACGGAGCTGGAGGAGCTGAGGGCTCAGGTGCTGCAgctggtggcagagctggaggaGACCCGGGAACTGGCAGGGCAGCATGAGGACGACTCGCTGGAGCTGCAGG GGCTCCTGGAGGATGAGCGGCTGGCCAGCGCCCAGCAGGCAGAGGTGTTCACCAAGCAGATTCAGCAGCTCCAAG GTGAGCTGCGGTCTCTACGAGAGGAGATTTCCCTGTTAGAGCGTGAAAAAGAATGTGAACTTAAGGAAATAGAACAGGAGTTGCATTTGGCCCAGGCTGAGATCCAGAATCTGCGGCAAGCAGCGGAGGACTCTGCGACTGAACATGAGAGTGACATAGCCTCCCTGCAGGAGGATCTCTGCCGGATGCAGAATGAACTCGAGGACATGGAGCGCATCCGAGGAGAGTATGAGATGGAGATCACCTCCCTCCGtgcagaaatagaaatgaagagcTCTGACCCATCCAATAGTTTAAGTCTCTCAGATTTCTCTGAGATGCAAG AAGAGTTGCAGCAACTGCGGGACCGCTGCCGCTTCCTGAACAAGGAGTACCAGGCCCTTCAGGAGAGCAACAGCAGCCTCACGGGCCAGCTTGCGGATCTGGAGAGTGAGAG GACACGAAGAGCAACAGAAAGGTGGCTGGAGTCCCAAGCACTACGGAATATGAAGTCAGCAGAGTCTCAGACTTCAGAAGAGGATTTCCTGGAGCCTGATCCTGAAATGCATTTGTTGCGACAGCagctgctgggagctgaggagcaGATGCGTGACATGCAGAACAAG TGTGAGAAATTGAGTTGTGAGTTGCAAGAGCTACAGCATCATCGCCGGACCAGTGAGGAGGAGCAGAGGCGGCTGCAGAGGGAGCTCAAGTGTGCACAAAATGAGGTGCTTCGGTTTCAGACTTCCCACAGTGTCACCCAG TCCAAGATGATCATCGCCCAGATGCAGGCTCTGCAGGAGCTGTACGAGGCCAGTCAGACCGAGCAGGAGCTGCTGCAGCAGGAGCAGGAGCGGCTTCTAGAGGAGCGGAAGAGGCTGCAGGCCGACTTGCAGCTCTGCCTGGAAGAAATGCAGATGCTCCAAGTCCAGTCCCCTTCTGTGAAAGTGAGCCTTGAGTCCTACAAGAAGAGTTATGGGAGCACGACCACCAGCAACGAGGACTGTCGCAGAGGTTGCAACATTGATGACAACGAGAGCTATCACAAGAGTTACAACAGCAGCCAGGCCAGCGAAGGGAGCCTCCTCAAGAGCTGTGACAGTAGCACCAGTACCAGGGAGTTCTATGGGAGGAGTTATCGCAGCAGCAGCATTGCCTGTAAGAGGAGTTACGGCTCCAGCAGTAGCTCTGACACCTGTCACAAGAGTTACGTCAGCAGCAGCATGGACGACGAACTTGCCGAGCCTGAAGATATGGAG cACTTTGAGGACACGGTTGCCAAGGTGTTGATCAAGCTGCAGGGAGTGCAGGCCATGTACCAGCTCAGCCAGGAGGAGCACGACCTGCTGCAGCAGCGGATGAGAAACCTGCTAGACAAGCAGAAAGGGCTGAAGGAAGAGCTGGATGCCTGCGAGAAGGAATTCAAGGAGTGCGTGGAATGCCTCGAGAAGACCGCTGCCTCCCAAAATGAGGAGCACGAGGTAACTGCTTTCAGGGAGGCAGGGTTTCAG ATCAAAGAACTGCAGGCCAAGCTGCGGGAGCTGCAGCTACAGTACCAGGCTAGCGTGGATGAGCAGGGGCGGCTCCTGGCCGTGCAGGAGCAGCTGGAGGGGCAGCTGCAGTGCTGCCAGGAAGAGCTTCACCAGCTCAAAGAGGAGAGGTCCTCTGTTACCAAAGAAACCAAGGGAACGAATGGCAATCAGAACATGAACGAGAATGCCAGTGGGGTTAAAAGTAAAAACGTGGCCAAGCCAAGCCTGGAGAGTTCTGAGGTCAGCTTTGAGACCAGAAAG AGTCTGGAGGTGGTGCTGTACTACCAGGCCAGCCACATGGCCTTGGACGATCAAACGAAAGAGGAAATAGAAGAGGAAACGAAGGAGGCAATTGAGGACGAAACAAAGGAGTCCTGGGATGAACTAGTTTCTGAGCCATCAGGTCCTAGAGAGGTTAAATTCAAAGAAGATCAGGAGGAGGCATATGAAGAGTTCCACAGCCAGGAGGGTAAGGAAGAAGAAGACaaccaagaggaggaggagagtgaaGCTTCAGAGGGAAGCAACCCCCTCAAGCTTTCTGAGAGCAAAAAG GCCTGGTGGTCATATCGGCTTTGCTCTGGTGCTGGTGGGCCGAGACGTCGTCCTAACGCAG AACATGTTTGGGATGTGGAAGCCTATGGTGTTCTTGGCTCTTGCAGCTGTGGCTCTGTATGTGTTACCCAACATGCGACCGCAGGAGACAGAGTTCTGCCTCATGGAGTGATGGCAGGCCTGGGCCAGCCGAGGGGGCAGATCCGCAGTGGCCACTACCCTCAGCTTTGGGCAGGACACACTGTGCCagagcccccaccccacccgTATGTTCCATGTGTCCCCATCTCCTTAGCCTCAGCCACTCAGGCCGGAAAGGCTTGTTGTGGGGAACTGCTGGCTCCCATCTCCTGCCTCGTGTAA
- the CCDC136 gene encoding coiled-coil domain-containing protein 136 isoform X3, producing MEAGAGAGAGAAGWSCPGPGPTVTTSGSYEVSEGCERKKGQRWGSLERRGMQAMEGEVLLPALYEEEEEEEEEEEEVEEEDDQVQKGGSVGSLSVGKHRGLSLTETELEELRAQVLQLVAELEETRELAGQHEDDSLELQGLLEDERLASAQQAEVFTKQIQQLQGELRSLREEISLLEREKECELKEIEQELHLAQAEIQNLRQAAEDSATEHESDIASLQEDLCRMQNELEDMERIRGEYEMEITSLRAEIEMKSSDPSNSLSLSDFSEMQEELQQLRDRCRFLNKEYQALQESNSSLTGQLADLESERTRRATERWLESQALRNMKSAESQTSEEDFLEPDPEMHLLRQQLLGAEEQMRDMQNKCEKLSCELQELQHHRRTSEEEQRRLQRELKCAQNEVLRFQTSHSVTQSQELLTKLQDLCELQMLYQGMQEEQKKLIQNQESMLKEQLELHGALQRFKESDFREVLENPKDSKWPKSSKCGHNKSKMIIAQMQALQELYEASQTEQELLQQEQERLLEERKRLQADLQLCLEEMQMLQVQSPSVKVSLESYKKSYGSTTTSNEDCRRGCNIDDNESYHKSYNSSQASEGSLLKSCDSSTSTREFYGRSYRSSSIACKRSYGSSSSSDTCHKSYVSSSMDDELAEPEDMEHFEDTVAKVLIKLQGVQAMYQLSQEEHDLLQQRMRNLLDKQKGLKEELDACEKEFKECVECLEKTAASQNEEHEVTAFREAGFQIKELQAKLRELQLQYQASVDEQGRLLAVQEQLEGQLQCCQEELHQLKEERSSVTKETKGTNGNQNMNENASGVKSKNVAKPSLESSEVSFETRKSLEVVLYYQASHMALDDQTKEEIEEETKEAIEDETKESWDELVSEPSGPREVKFKEDQEEAYEEFHSQEGKEEEDNQEEEESEASEGSNPLKLSESKKAWWSYRLCSGAGGPRRRPNAEHVWDVEAYGVLGSCSCGSVCVTQHATAGDRVLPHGVMAGLGQPRGQIRSGHYPQLWAGHTVPEPPPHPYVPCVPISLASATQAGKACCGELLAPISCLV from the exons ATGGAGGCGGGCGCCGGGGCCGGCGCGGGCGCCGCGGGCTGGAGCTGCCCGGGCCCAG GACCCACAGTGACCACTTCAGGCTCCTACGAGGTGTCAGAGGGTTGTGAGAGGAAGAAAGGCCAACGCTGGGGGTCCCTGGAACGGCGGGGGATGCAAGCTATGGAGG GGGAAGTGTTACTCCCAGCTCTctatgaggaggaagaggaggaggaagaagaggaagaagaggtggaAGAAGAGGATGATCAAGTGCAGAAAGGTGGCAGCGTGGGCTCCCTGTCGGTTGGCAAGCACCGGGGCCTGAGCCTCACGGAGACGGAGCTGGAGGAGCTGAGGGCTCAGGTGCTGCAgctggtggcagagctggaggaGACCCGGGAACTGGCAGGGCAGCATGAGGACGACTCGCTGGAGCTGCAGG GGCTCCTGGAGGATGAGCGGCTGGCCAGCGCCCAGCAGGCAGAGGTGTTCACCAAGCAGATTCAGCAGCTCCAAG GTGAGCTGCGGTCTCTACGAGAGGAGATTTCCCTGTTAGAGCGTGAAAAAGAATGTGAACTTAAGGAAATAGAACAGGAGTTGCATTTGGCCCAGGCTGAGATCCAGAATCTGCGGCAAGCAGCGGAGGACTCTGCGACTGAACATGAGAGTGACATAGCCTCCCTGCAGGAGGATCTCTGCCGGATGCAGAATGAACTCGAGGACATGGAGCGCATCCGAGGAGAGTATGAGATGGAGATCACCTCCCTCCGtgcagaaatagaaatgaagagcTCTGACCCATCCAATAGTTTAAGTCTCTCAGATTTCTCTGAGATGCAAG AAGAGTTGCAGCAACTGCGGGACCGCTGCCGCTTCCTGAACAAGGAGTACCAGGCCCTTCAGGAGAGCAACAGCAGCCTCACGGGCCAGCTTGCGGATCTGGAGAGTGAGAG GACACGAAGAGCAACAGAAAGGTGGCTGGAGTCCCAAGCACTACGGAATATGAAGTCAGCAGAGTCTCAGACTTCAGAAGAGGATTTCCTGGAGCCTGATCCTGAAATGCATTTGTTGCGACAGCagctgctgggagctgaggagcaGATGCGTGACATGCAGAACAAG TGTGAGAAATTGAGTTGTGAGTTGCAAGAGCTACAGCATCATCGCCGGACCAGTGAGGAGGAGCAGAGGCGGCTGCAGAGGGAGCTCAAGTGTGCACAAAATGAGGTGCTTCGGTTTCAGACTTCCCACAGTGTCACCCAG AGTCAGGAGCTCCTTACAAAGTTACAAGACCTGTGTGAACTACAGATGCTCTACCAAGGCATGCAGGAGGAGCAGAAAAAACTGATACAGAATCAAGAAAGTATGTTAAAAGAACAATTAGAACTGCACGGAGCGCTGCAACGTTTCAAGGAGTCTGATTTCCGGGAAGTGTTGGAGAATCCGAAGGATTCCAAATGGCCTAAGTCCTCAAAATGTGGTCATAACAAG TCCAAGATGATCATCGCCCAGATGCAGGCTCTGCAGGAGCTGTACGAGGCCAGTCAGACCGAGCAGGAGCTGCTGCAGCAGGAGCAGGAGCGGCTTCTAGAGGAGCGGAAGAGGCTGCAGGCCGACTTGCAGCTCTGCCTGGAAGAAATGCAGATGCTCCAAGTCCAGTCCCCTTCTGTGAAAGTGAGCCTTGAGTCCTACAAGAAGAGTTATGGGAGCACGACCACCAGCAACGAGGACTGTCGCAGAGGTTGCAACATTGATGACAACGAGAGCTATCACAAGAGTTACAACAGCAGCCAGGCCAGCGAAGGGAGCCTCCTCAAGAGCTGTGACAGTAGCACCAGTACCAGGGAGTTCTATGGGAGGAGTTATCGCAGCAGCAGCATTGCCTGTAAGAGGAGTTACGGCTCCAGCAGTAGCTCTGACACCTGTCACAAGAGTTACGTCAGCAGCAGCATGGACGACGAACTTGCCGAGCCTGAAGATATGGAG cACTTTGAGGACACGGTTGCCAAGGTGTTGATCAAGCTGCAGGGAGTGCAGGCCATGTACCAGCTCAGCCAGGAGGAGCACGACCTGCTGCAGCAGCGGATGAGAAACCTGCTAGACAAGCAGAAAGGGCTGAAGGAAGAGCTGGATGCCTGCGAGAAGGAATTCAAGGAGTGCGTGGAATGCCTCGAGAAGACCGCTGCCTCCCAAAATGAGGAGCACGAGGTAACTGCTTTCAGGGAGGCAGGGTTTCAG ATCAAAGAACTGCAGGCCAAGCTGCGGGAGCTGCAGCTACAGTACCAGGCTAGCGTGGATGAGCAGGGGCGGCTCCTGGCCGTGCAGGAGCAGCTGGAGGGGCAGCTGCAGTGCTGCCAGGAAGAGCTTCACCAGCTCAAAGAGGAGAGGTCCTCTGTTACCAAAGAAACCAAGGGAACGAATGGCAATCAGAACATGAACGAGAATGCCAGTGGGGTTAAAAGTAAAAACGTGGCCAAGCCAAGCCTGGAGAGTTCTGAGGTCAGCTTTGAGACCAGAAAG AGTCTGGAGGTGGTGCTGTACTACCAGGCCAGCCACATGGCCTTGGACGATCAAACGAAAGAGGAAATAGAAGAGGAAACGAAGGAGGCAATTGAGGACGAAACAAAGGAGTCCTGGGATGAACTAGTTTCTGAGCCATCAGGTCCTAGAGAGGTTAAATTCAAAGAAGATCAGGAGGAGGCATATGAAGAGTTCCACAGCCAGGAGGGTAAGGAAGAAGAAGACaaccaagaggaggaggagagtgaaGCTTCAGAGGGAAGCAACCCCCTCAAGCTTTCTGAGAGCAAAAAG GCCTGGTGGTCATATCGGCTTTGCTCTGGTGCTGGTGGGCCGAGACGTCGTCCTAACGCAG AACATGTTTGGGATGTGGAAGCCTATGGTGTTCTTGGCTCTTGCAGCTGTGGCTCTGTATGTGTTACCCAACATGCGACCGCAGGAGACAGAGTTCTGCCTCATGGAGTGATGGCAGGCCTGGGCCAGCCGAGGGGGCAGATCCGCAGTGGCCACTACCCTCAGCTTTGGGCAGGACACACTGTGCCagagcccccaccccacccgTATGTTCCATGTGTCCCCATCTCCTTAGCCTCAGCCACTCAGGCCGGAAAGGCTTGTTGTGGGGAACTGCTGGCTCCCATCTCCTGCCTCGTGTAA